The following proteins come from a genomic window of Micromonospora echinofusca:
- a CDS encoding MarR family winged helix-turn-helix transcriptional regulator: MAWPPVRAEQLVYKTLVHQPMGLTHPQYLVMLALWQHAPLSVRDLSRLLQLDPGTLSPLLKRLEAAGYVRRERDPADERSLAVTLTAAGQALRERAERIPPAIVERLGMPVEELRHLHTVLTRVIDAANRAGGSAATSEAQASA, encoded by the coding sequence ATCGCCTGGCCTCCGGTGCGCGCTGAACAATTGGTCTACAAAACATTGGTACACCAACCGATGGGGCTGACCCATCCGCAGTACCTGGTGATGCTCGCGCTCTGGCAGCACGCGCCGCTGTCCGTACGCGACCTCAGCCGGCTGCTCCAACTCGATCCCGGCACCCTGTCGCCGCTGCTCAAGCGACTGGAGGCGGCCGGCTACGTCCGACGCGAGCGCGACCCCGCCGACGAGCGGAGCCTCGCGGTGACGCTGACCGCAGCCGGCCAGGCCCTGCGGGAGCGGGCCGAGCGGATCCCGCCCGCGATCGTCGAGCGACTCGGCATGCCGGTCGAGGAGCTGCGCCACCTGCACACCGTGCTGACCCGGGTCATCGACGCCGCCAACCGCGCGGGCGGGTCCGCCGCCACCTCGGAAGCTCAGGCGTCGGCGTAG
- a CDS encoding DUF721 domain-containing protein: MSDEQQLPPARLGPGRGGAPSGGEPGGAAGGEAAAGASGPELARAVLDAAKARRDAAARTRRRTPGGGGGDGEGGQRRLRGYSGPGPDPRDPQPLGAVLNRLVKARGWQQPAAEATVFGAWERVVGPEVAQHSRPVKLEDGELTVEARSTAWATQLRLLAGSLLKQIASEVGHNVVRKLHIHGPAAPSWSKGPRRVRGRGPRDTYG, from the coding sequence GTGTCGGATGAGCAGCAGCTTCCGCCGGCCCGCCTCGGCCCCGGGCGCGGCGGCGCACCGTCCGGCGGGGAGCCCGGCGGCGCGGCGGGCGGCGAAGCGGCGGCCGGGGCGAGCGGCCCGGAGCTGGCGCGGGCGGTGCTGGACGCGGCGAAGGCGCGCCGGGACGCGGCGGCCCGCACGCGCCGGCGTACCCCCGGCGGGGGCGGCGGCGACGGCGAGGGCGGCCAGCGGCGCCTGCGGGGCTACTCCGGCCCGGGGCCGGACCCGCGCGACCCGCAGCCGCTCGGTGCGGTGCTCAACCGGCTCGTCAAGGCACGCGGCTGGCAGCAGCCGGCGGCCGAGGCGACGGTGTTCGGCGCCTGGGAGCGGGTGGTCGGCCCGGAGGTGGCCCAGCACAGCCGGCCGGTGAAGCTGGAGGACGGCGAACTGACCGTGGAGGCCCGCTCGACCGCGTGGGCCACCCAGTTGCGGCTGCTGGCCGGCTCGCTGCTGAAGCAGATCGCCAGCGAGGTCGGCCACAACGTGGTGCGCAAGCTGCACATCCACGGCCCCGCCGCGCCGTCCTGGTCGAAGGGCCCGCGCCGGGTCCGTGGCCGCGGCCCGCGCGACACCTACGGCTGA
- the recF gene encoding DNA replication/repair protein RecF (All proteins in this family for which functions are known are DNA-binding proteins that assist the filamentation of RecA onto DNA for the initiation of recombination or recombinational repair.) translates to MYVRRLELVDFRSYEQVGVDLEPGANVLIGANGVGKTNLVEALGYVATLDSHRVATDAPLVRMGAASAVIRCAVVHEGRELLVELEIVPGKANRARLGRSPARRARDVLGALRLVLFAPEDLELVRGDPAERRRYLDDLLVSRQPRYAGVRADYERVVKQRNALLRTAYLARKTGGSRGGDLSTLAVWDTHLARHGAELLAGRLELVAALGPHVTKAYDAVAAGRGAAGIAYRPSVELAEPTTDREALAAALTTALVESRAAEVERGTTLVGPHRDELALTLGPLPAKGYASHGESWSYALALRLAGYDLLRSDGIEPVLVLDDVFAELDAGRRERLAELVGGASQLLVTCAVDEDVPVSLRGTRYAVGEGTVRRVG, encoded by the coding sequence GTGTACGTCCGCCGGCTCGAACTGGTCGACTTCCGCTCGTACGAGCAGGTCGGCGTCGACCTGGAGCCGGGGGCCAACGTCCTGATCGGCGCCAACGGCGTCGGCAAGACGAACCTGGTCGAGGCGCTGGGCTACGTGGCGACCCTGGACTCGCACCGGGTCGCCACGGACGCCCCCCTCGTCCGGATGGGCGCCGCCTCGGCGGTGATCCGCTGCGCGGTCGTGCACGAGGGCCGCGAGCTGCTGGTGGAGCTGGAGATCGTGCCGGGCAAGGCCAACCGGGCCCGGCTGGGACGGTCGCCGGCGCGGCGGGCGCGCGACGTGCTCGGCGCGCTGCGGCTCGTGCTGTTCGCCCCGGAGGACCTTGAACTCGTCCGGGGCGACCCCGCCGAGCGCCGCCGCTACCTCGACGACCTGCTGGTCAGCCGCCAGCCCCGCTACGCCGGGGTGCGGGCCGACTACGAGCGGGTGGTCAAGCAGCGCAACGCACTGCTGCGCACCGCGTACCTGGCCCGCAAGACGGGCGGGTCGCGCGGCGGGGACCTGTCGACCCTGGCGGTGTGGGACACGCACCTGGCCCGGCACGGCGCCGAGCTGCTCGCCGGCCGGCTCGAACTGGTGGCCGCGCTGGGCCCGCACGTCACGAAGGCGTACGACGCGGTGGCGGCGGGACGGGGTGCCGCCGGGATCGCGTACCGGCCGTCGGTGGAGCTGGCGGAGCCCACCACCGACCGGGAGGCGCTGGCGGCGGCGCTGACCACCGCGCTCGTCGAGTCCCGCGCCGCCGAGGTGGAGCGGGGCACCACCCTGGTCGGCCCGCACCGCGACGAGCTGGCGCTGACCCTGGGGCCGCTGCCCGCCAAGGGCTACGCGAGCCACGGCGAGTCCTGGTCGTACGCCCTGGCTCTGCGGCTCGCCGGCTACGACCTGCTGCGTTCCGACGGCATCGAGCCGGTGCTGGTGCTCGACGACGTCTTCGCCGAGCTGGACGCCGGACGGCGGGAGCGGCTGGCGGAGCTGGTCGGTGGGGCGAGCCAGCTGCTGGTGACCTGCGCCGTCGACGAGGACGTGCCGGTGTCCCTGCGCGGCACCCGGTACGCGGTGGGCGAGGGGACGGTGCGGCGTGTCGGATGA
- the gnd gene encoding phosphogluconate dehydrogenase (NAD(+)-dependent, decarboxylating) codes for MQLGLVGLGRMGGNMRERLRAAGHEVVGFDHNAELSDVATLAELAEKLESPRAVWVMVPAGVTDATIDELAGILGEGDIIIDGGNSRFSDDAPRAERLNERGIGYIDVGVSGGVWGRQNGYALMVGGAQEHVDRLMPIFEALKPEGEFGFVHAGPVGAGHYAKMVHNGIEYGLMHAYAEGYELLAKSELVTNVPGVFKSWREGTVVRSWLLDLLDRALDEDPELAELSGYTEDTGEGRWTVDEAVRLAVPLNVITASLFARFASRQDDSPAMKAVAALRQQFGGHAVHKR; via the coding sequence ATGCAGCTCGGCCTGGTAGGGCTCGGCCGGATGGGCGGCAACATGCGCGAGCGGTTGCGCGCCGCCGGGCACGAGGTGGTCGGCTTCGACCACAACGCGGAGCTGAGCGATGTCGCGACCCTGGCGGAGCTGGCGGAGAAGCTGGAGTCCCCCCGCGCGGTCTGGGTCATGGTCCCCGCCGGGGTCACCGACGCGACCATCGACGAACTCGCCGGCATCCTCGGCGAGGGCGACATCATCATCGACGGCGGCAACTCCCGCTTCAGCGACGACGCGCCGCGGGCGGAGCGGCTCAACGAGCGTGGCATCGGCTACATCGACGTCGGCGTCTCCGGCGGCGTCTGGGGCCGGCAGAACGGCTACGCGCTGATGGTCGGCGGCGCCCAGGAGCACGTCGACCGGCTGATGCCGATCTTCGAGGCGCTGAAGCCGGAGGGCGAGTTCGGCTTCGTGCACGCCGGGCCGGTCGGCGCCGGGCACTACGCCAAGATGGTGCACAACGGCATCGAGTACGGCCTCATGCACGCCTACGCCGAGGGCTACGAGCTGCTGGCCAAGTCCGAGCTGGTCACCAACGTGCCGGGGGTGTTCAAGTCCTGGCGCGAGGGCACCGTGGTGCGCTCCTGGCTGCTCGACCTGCTGGACCGGGCCCTCGACGAGGACCCGGAGCTGGCCGAGCTGAGCGGCTACACGGAGGACACGGGCGAGGGCCGCTGGACGGTCGACGAGGCGGTCCGGCTCGCCGTGCCGCTCAACGTGATCACCGCCTCGCTCTTCGCCCGCTTCGCCTCCCGCCAGGACGACTCGCCGGCCATGAAGGCCGTCGCCGCGCTGCGTCAGCAGTTCGGCGGTCACGCCGTCCACAAGCGCTGA
- the dnaN gene encoding DNA polymerase III subunit beta, whose protein sequence is MKFRVERDALAEAVAWTAKSLPNRPSVPVLAGVMLRVTDGNLQVSGFDYEVSSQVTVEVQGDADGAALVSGRLLAEITKALPAKPVDIAAVGAHLELVCGSARFTLPTMPVEDYPSLPEMPESAGTIDAAAFASAVAQVAVAAGRDETLPMMTGVRIELSGGTLAMLATDRYRLALREMEWNPDDPEVSINALVPARTLNDTAKALGPIGGQVTMALSQGKTGEGMIGFAGGTRRTTSRLLDGANYPPVRSLFPASHNAEARVPVSTLIEVVKRVALVAERTTPVLLSFSADGLVVEAGGTEEARASEAMEATFTGDPLTIGFNPQYLIDGLTNLGAQFAVLSFVDAFKPAVISPAGEDGEVIPGYRYLIMPIRVSR, encoded by the coding sequence ATGAAGTTCCGAGTGGAGCGCGACGCGCTCGCCGAGGCCGTGGCCTGGACCGCGAAGAGCCTGCCCAACCGGCCGTCCGTACCGGTGCTGGCCGGCGTGATGCTGCGCGTCACCGACGGCAACCTGCAGGTCTCGGGCTTCGACTACGAGGTCTCCAGCCAGGTCACCGTCGAGGTGCAGGGGGACGCCGACGGCGCCGCCCTGGTCTCCGGCCGGCTGCTCGCCGAGATCACCAAGGCGCTGCCGGCCAAGCCGGTGGACATCGCCGCCGTCGGCGCCCACCTCGAACTGGTCTGCGGCAGCGCCCGGTTCACCCTGCCCACCATGCCGGTCGAGGACTACCCGTCCCTGCCGGAGATGCCGGAGAGCGCCGGCACCATCGACGCCGCCGCGTTCGCCTCGGCGGTCGCCCAGGTCGCCGTGGCCGCCGGCCGCGACGAGACGCTGCCGATGATGACCGGCGTACGCATCGAGCTCTCCGGCGGCACGCTGGCCATGCTCGCCACCGACCGCTACCGGCTGGCCCTGCGCGAGATGGAGTGGAACCCGGACGACCCCGAGGTGAGCATCAACGCCCTCGTGCCGGCCCGGACCCTGAACGACACCGCCAAGGCCCTCGGCCCGATCGGCGGCCAGGTCACCATGGCGCTGTCCCAGGGCAAGACCGGCGAGGGGATGATCGGCTTCGCCGGCGGCACCCGGCGCACCACCAGCCGGCTGCTCGACGGGGCGAACTACCCGCCGGTGCGTTCGCTCTTCCCGGCCAGCCACAACGCCGAGGCCCGGGTGCCCGTCAGCACCCTGATCGAGGTCGTCAAGCGGGTCGCCCTGGTGGCCGAGCGGACGACCCCGGTGCTGCTCAGCTTCAGCGCCGACGGCCTGGTGGTCGAGGCCGGCGGCACCGAGGAGGCGCGGGCCAGCGAGGCCATGGAGGCCACCTTCACGGGCGACCCGCTGACGATCGGTTTCAACCCCCAGTACCTGATCGACGGCCTGACCAACCTGGGGGCCCAGTTCGCCGTGCTCTCGTTCGTCGACGCCTTCAAGCCCGCGGTGATTTCGCCCGCCGGCGAGGATGGCGAGGTCATCCCCGGGTACCGGTACCTCATCATGCCGATCCGCGTCTCCCGCTGA
- the dnaA gene encoding chromosomal replication initiator protein DnaA has product MTGTTDLAAVWTATTDELADEIISAQQRAYLRLTRLRAIVEDTALLSVPDAFTRDVIESRLRPAITEALTRRLGRPIQVAVTVRVPEDGSGRPAGTVYRSVPESGPTDHDGGPLDHVDAPAGFDGMLGQRDGGAFDRGQPPLIPEQAHPQRRPDGPAPGDEGHRPGDRGGQEALFSTAFAEPPRPDRSAPPRHPGERRGYDEQAARLDPPAADARDYEPRYREDAVSPRDQHVIRALPRDTGTDSGPGRGGADHHRPGGRDDRRLPGADSGGNRLNPKYMFETFVIGSSNRFAHAASVAVAESPAKAYNPLFIYGSSGLGKTHLLHAIGHYATTLGNARSVRYVSTEEFTNDFINSLRDDKTSAFQRRYRDVDILLIDDIQFLENRERTQEEFFHTFNTLHNANKQIVITSDRSPKQLATLEDRLRTRFEWGLLADIQPPDLETRIAILQKKAAQERLYAPPDVLEFIASRVSNSIRELEGALIRVTAFASLTRSTVELSLAEEVLRDFIPDGAGPEITADQIMVSTADYFGVSLEDLRGHSRSRVLVNARQVAMYLCRELTDLSLPRIGQAFGGRDHTTVMHADRKIRQQMAERRSLYNQIAELTNRIKQNT; this is encoded by the coding sequence GTGACCGGTACGACCGACCTTGCCGCGGTGTGGACGGCGACGACCGACGAACTCGCCGACGAGATCATCTCCGCGCAGCAGCGGGCGTACCTGCGGCTGACCCGGCTGCGGGCCATCGTCGAGGACACCGCGCTGCTCTCCGTCCCGGACGCCTTCACCCGGGACGTGATCGAGTCGCGGCTGCGCCCGGCGATCACGGAGGCGCTCACCCGCCGGCTGGGTCGGCCGATCCAGGTCGCGGTGACCGTCCGCGTACCCGAGGACGGCTCCGGCCGCCCGGCGGGGACCGTCTACCGCAGCGTCCCCGAGTCCGGGCCGACCGACCACGACGGCGGGCCGCTCGACCACGTCGACGCGCCGGCCGGCTTCGACGGGATGCTCGGTCAGCGCGACGGCGGGGCCTTCGACCGCGGGCAGCCGCCGCTCATCCCCGAGCAGGCGCACCCCCAGCGTCGCCCCGACGGCCCGGCGCCGGGCGACGAGGGGCACCGGCCCGGCGACCGGGGCGGGCAGGAGGCCCTGTTCAGCACCGCCTTCGCCGAGCCGCCGCGGCCCGACCGGTCGGCGCCGCCGCGGCACCCGGGCGAGCGACGCGGCTACGACGAGCAGGCCGCCAGGCTGGACCCGCCGGCCGCCGACGCCCGGGACTACGAGCCCCGCTACCGCGAGGACGCCGTCTCCCCCCGCGACCAGCACGTCATCCGGGCCCTGCCCCGCGACACCGGCACCGACAGCGGGCCCGGACGCGGTGGCGCGGATCACCATCGGCCCGGTGGCCGGGACGACCGCCGGCTGCCCGGCGCCGACAGCGGCGGCAACCGGCTCAACCCCAAGTACATGTTCGAGACGTTCGTCATCGGCTCGTCCAACCGCTTCGCCCACGCCGCGAGCGTCGCGGTCGCCGAGTCGCCCGCGAAGGCGTACAACCCGCTGTTCATCTACGGCAGCTCGGGGCTGGGCAAGACGCACCTGCTGCACGCCATCGGGCACTACGCCACGACGCTGGGCAACGCCCGCTCGGTCCGGTACGTCTCGACCGAGGAGTTCACCAACGACTTCATCAACTCGCTCCGGGACGACAAGACCAGCGCGTTCCAGCGGCGCTACCGCGACGTCGACATCCTGCTGATCGACGACATCCAGTTCCTGGAGAACCGCGAGCGCACGCAGGAGGAGTTCTTCCACACCTTCAACACCCTGCACAACGCCAACAAGCAGATCGTGATCACCTCGGACCGGTCGCCGAAGCAGCTCGCGACCCTGGAGGACCGGCTGCGTACCCGCTTCGAGTGGGGGCTGCTCGCCGACATCCAACCGCCCGACCTGGAGACCCGCATCGCGATCCTGCAGAAGAAGGCCGCGCAGGAGCGCCTCTACGCGCCGCCGGACGTGCTGGAGTTCATCGCCTCGCGGGTGTCGAACTCGATCCGGGAGCTGGAGGGCGCGCTGATCCGGGTCACGGCGTTCGCCAGCCTGACCCGCTCGACGGTCGAGCTGTCGCTGGCCGAGGAGGTGCTGCGGGACTTCATCCCCGACGGCGCCGGGCCCGAGATCACCGCCGACCAGATCATGGTCTCCACGGCGGACTACTTCGGCGTGAGCCTGGAGGACCTGCGTGGTCACTCCCGCTCCCGGGTGCTGGTGAACGCCCGCCAGGTGGCCATGTACCTGTGCCGGGAGCTGACCGACCTGTCGCTGCCCCGCATCGGGCAGGCCTTCGGCGGCCGTGACCACACCACGGTCATGCACGCCGACCGCAAGATCCGTCAGCAGATGGCCGAGCGGCGCTCGCTCTACAACCAGATCGCGGAGCTGACCAACCGGATCAAGCAGAACACCTGA
- the rpmH gene encoding 50S ribosomal protein L34, which produces MSKRTYQPNNRRRAKTHGFRLRMRTRAGRAILSTRRSKGRARLSA; this is translated from the coding sequence GTGAGCAAGCGCACCTACCAGCCGAACAACCGCCGGCGCGCGAAGACCCACGGCTTCCGGCTGCGCATGCGCACCCGTGCCGGCCGCGCCATCCTTTCGACCCGTCGCTCCAAGGGCCGCGCCCGCCTGTCGGCCTGA